A single Sulfurimonas aquatica DNA region contains:
- the pheS gene encoding phenylalanine--tRNA ligase subunit alpha, with product MKEWYDKINQAVDVETLEEIRIAVFGKKGILAAEFVKMKSAPNEQKSQIAKDLNTHKSALMNEFTAKKITLQTQALQEAMKAEAIDVSMFSTSSQAGALHPVMETMDRIVEYFSSMNFSVKTGQMVEDDFNNFEALNLPKYHPARDMQDTFYFKDEMMLRTHTSPVQIRTMMSHKPPIRMIAPGAVFRRDYDITHTPMFHQVEGLLVDKEGSVSFANLKYILEDFLRYMFGDVKVRFRPSFFPFTEPSAEADISCVFCKGNGCRVCSHTGWLEVLGCGIVDPNVFEAVKYENVSGYAFGLGVERFAMLIHQIGDLRSLFEGDMKLLEQFQ from the coding sequence TTGAAAGAGTGGTACGATAAAATTAATCAAGCAGTAGATGTAGAAACTTTAGAAGAGATTCGCATAGCTGTATTTGGAAAAAAAGGCATTTTAGCTGCCGAATTTGTAAAAATGAAATCTGCTCCGAATGAGCAAAAATCTCAAATTGCAAAAGATTTAAATACACATAAATCAGCACTAATGAATGAGTTTACTGCTAAAAAAATTACTCTTCAAACTCAAGCACTGCAAGAAGCAATGAAAGCCGAAGCGATAGATGTTTCAATGTTTAGTACTTCAAGTCAAGCTGGAGCACTTCACCCTGTTATGGAAACTATGGATAGAATAGTTGAGTATTTTTCATCAATGAATTTCTCAGTTAAAACTGGTCAAATGGTTGAAGATGATTTTAACAACTTTGAAGCACTTAATCTCCCTAAGTACCATCCTGCTCGCGATATGCAAGATACATTCTACTTTAAAGATGAGATGATGCTTCGTACGCATACATCACCTGTACAAATTAGAACTATGATGTCTCATAAGCCACCAATTAGAATGATTGCTCCTGGTGCTGTTTTTCGTAGAGATTATGATATTACTCACACGCCAATGTTTCATCAAGTTGAAGGTCTTCTAGTTGACAAAGAAGGAAGTGTTTCTTTTGCAAATTTAAAATATATATTAGAAGATTTTTTAAGATATATGTTTGGTGACGTAAAGGTTCGTTTTCGCCCCTCTTTTTTCCCTTTTACTGAGCCTTCGGCTGAAGCAGATATCTCATGCGTTTTTTGTAAAGGCAATGGATGTCGAGTATGTTCGCATACTGGCTGGTTAGAAGTGCTAGGTTGTGGAATAGTTGATCCAAATGTATTTGAGGCTGTAAAGTATGAGAATGTAAGTGGATACGCATTTGGTTTGGGTGTGGAACGCTTTGCAATGTTAATACACCAAATTGGAGATTTACGTTCTCTTTTTGAGGGTGATATGAAGTTACTGGAGCAGTTTCAATGA
- a CDS encoding histidine triad nucleotide-binding protein: MCLFCKIVNKEIPSNVILENDNFLAFHDINPKAPVHILAIPKIHVDSFNELNPELMSSMTEFIQDIAKEVKIDKSGYRVITNVGDNGGQEVKHLHFHVLGGARLKWGHFSDADPKNNL; this comes from the coding sequence ATGTGTCTATTTTGTAAAATCGTAAATAAAGAAATCCCATCAAATGTAATTCTCGAAAATGACAACTTTCTAGCTTTTCATGATATTAATCCAAAAGCTCCTGTTCATATTTTAGCTATTCCTAAAATACATGTTGACAGTTTTAATGAACTAAACCCTGAGTTAATGTCTAGTATGACAGAGTTTATACAAGATATTGCTAAAGAGGTAAAAATAGATAAAAGTGGTTATAGAGTTATCACTAATGTTGGTGATAATGGTGGTCAAGAAGTTAAACACCTACACTTTCATGTTCTGGGTGGGGCTAGACTAAAATGGGGACATTTTAGTGATGCAGACCCTAAAAACAACCTCTAA
- a CDS encoding OsmC family protein — MKISVSHKEAMKFEATTSKSSFIIDCPTISPIEYFLSGIITCSATDIILIPKNQGKTVTDLVVDGEVNRAEPHPAKFDTLHLTYNFNSDGDDTTAARWVMASLETYCSTINTIRDTTAISYSITHNGKLIRENEKMISGGGSKIDMGEIEACPS, encoded by the coding sequence ATGAAAATATCAGTATCACATAAAGAGGCTATGAAGTTTGAAGCTACAACTTCAAAGAGTAGTTTTATAATTGATTGTCCAACTATATCGCCTATTGAGTATTTTTTATCTGGAATAATTACATGTAGTGCGACAGATATAATCTTAATACCTAAAAATCAAGGCAAAACTGTAACAGATTTAGTTGTGGATGGAGAAGTGAATCGTGCAGAACCACATCCTGCTAAATTTGATACTTTACATCTAACTTACAATTTTAATTCTGATGGAGATGATACAACAGCCGCAAGATGGGTTATGGCATCTCTTGAGACATACTGCTCAACTATAAACACTATCCGTGATACAACTGCAATATCTTACTCAATAACACATAATGGCAAACTTATTCGTGAAAATGAAAAAATGATAAGTGGTGGTGGAAGTAAGATTGACATGGGTGAAATTGAGGCTTGTCCAAGTTAA